The Sorghum bicolor cultivar BTx623 chromosome 6, Sorghum_bicolor_NCBIv3, whole genome shotgun sequence genome contains the following window.
ATTAATATGTTGTCTGAAAAAAGACAGGTCAGAACAGAATCCAGTGGTTCAGGTTGGAGCCAAGTCTCTCCAACAGGACTTAGCCTCGACAGTCGGCAAGCCGGCACTGCAATAGTTCACGAAACGGCCGTTCAGTGAACACAGACGTATCATTCATGGATGGGTGCAGTGTTTTCAGGTCGACATCTCTGAAGCATCAGTATTCACGTAACCAGACAGTCTTGTGCTGTTCTCAGGATAGCGGCTGTGGTAGTGCAGCAGGTAATACGTTTTAAAAGTTCTCGATGGTTGTAAGTGTAGGTCTGGGTAACTGTTCTTGTCTAAACTCTATGTTCAAACTGTATTTGTGTTGGAAGCAATGGAAATGGGGAAGATCCCTTGTATCGAAAAAAAAAGTAATTTGTACCTGATTTGCAGTTGTGAAACGACTGAATGTCTTCTTGTTCACGTTCCTGAGATTTGTTACAGTGATCAGATTAAGACCCTTTTCTCAGCTTCGTATGTTTTGCCTCCTTTTTCCTCACGAGATTATGGTAAAGATCGTTTCAGTCAAAAAGGGTAATCTTCACGTTCACGTTTTACATCAAATCCTAGTCGAGGAGGTGttcaatgcatgcatgcaaaatttCTACTACTTTTCTTGCAGCCACCGATCGATGTGGCAGAAGATGTCTGAAAAGGGCTTAAGTTCTTGCTTCCATCAAATGACCAAACAGGAAATCTGCGTCGCAGTTGCAAGGTTTCCTTCGGCGAGTACATAAGCTGATAAGCACCAGCGAGTAATCGGATATTGTTTGCTGGAAAGGTCACAAATGACAACACACGGACAGGTTCAGAACCCACGAGAATAAAGAAGGTCACTGGCTGTCCCGTTAGTCCAAAGCAGATGAGAGAAAGGAAGGGCTTGATGGCCCATCAGAGTTCTTTCATCACTGCAAAACCAAAAGCAGGTGAATGATGGGGATGCTTTATTCGATGATCGATGTGTTCTGCGCAATTGGCCACACTGGAAAGAACTGACAGACCTAAGGCCACGAAGCAGACAGGGCCATGATTCTCAGAAGGTGacaccatcaagaatcaaacaacTGAATTCATAATCTTAGACATTTTGATCCTCTAGTTAGAGAAGCGTTATTTTGAAATAGTACTGACTAATAGAACACAATATCACTGCGAAAACAAAAGGAGAAATTTTCAGCTAACTGTATATATGGACTGTATTCTCCATTTCCaatagaacaaactaagaactaTATGCCACCTGCGGTAGTACTGAATATATGGACAGTATTTGTCCTTTTCATTTGGTGGCCAATCTTTTCTATTCTTATTTTCAGGGCCCCGGTGATTCCTTTTCCTTTACATAAGATAATGGCAAACAACCACAAGGCCATGATGGTGGATTCGAGTTTATCGCAAAAATCGGAGGAATGCTGTGTCTTTACAGTTAACTAAGTACGCACGGCGACCcgacatgattgtcatgtcctTCTCAAATGACATGGCCAAGAGTATGCTTACTCAGTTACTCTAAGcgtttttttcttaaaaaaacatATTTACTCTAATTAGCGTTTGCAATAATCAAGCAAAGAGTGGGCATgaataataatgacttttttcgTTTGTGCTGATTCCAGGGgagttatttatgcatctcataTCTGCTGAGGTCACACGATCTGCTTGGAGTACCAACTTAATCTGTCCTAACCTAACAAAGTAGCACAATTCAACCAGTTGAGCACTTACACACAGTTATAAAAGCACGCTTGTTTCGAGTACAAAATCTTTCTCATGATCACCTCGTTGAATATGATTTACAGTTACGGAGAAGATGATGCTTTTTCCCCTGAGTCGCTGAGTGTCATGTTACAGATAATCATATAGGAAAAAGAAACAGTCGCCTTTCTTTCTCACCACAATATTAATGTTCGCCTCCATTTATATTCTTAGCCCTTTTTAGGCTTTTGGCTTAAATTCCTAGTGGATTAGAGCCGTTCATGGTTCATGCTATTTAGGCCATGTTACAACTTACTATTCACTGGTACTAATCATTACCTAGCTAATAACTAACTACTCGGCCTGTCTAAAAAAAACTTGATGTTTGAcaactaaaataaaaaattgtcTAGGCCCTCTCATGCAGCAACAATTCTGCACGGCTAATAATAAGGGTATCAACGTCATATAACATAAACATTAATCTGTTTGAAAAAACCAAGAACAAAAGTATTTTAGATGAAGGAAGTATTTAGCTAGCTATTTATTATCAGGAAGTTACAGGACGGGCCTTTAACGATTGATCAGTCCATAAAGACGGGGAAAAGGAGGCCCGACAGGCCGAGCCCAACTAGTAACTAGCAGCCGCGGAGCCAATCtcaatcatccttggaagggtcCATGACATGGCCTAGGAACAAGACCTCAGCCTTCTCGTACTCGACGATCGCGAACATGAAAGGATGGTCCGCCACAAACCtcatcggcggcggcgggggcctcACCGGAGGACTGTAAGTCGGGCTCGTAGGTTCGTACATGTTACTACCGCTGCTACATCTACAGAGGCCGGCCCCTCGACTGCAGCTCATCCGGCATCGGTGGCAAGACAGAGCACACGCGCTCGGCGTCCCAAAGTGGGCTTGACCCTTAGGCGTAGAAGTGGCTGCGccgcttgggcaagcaaccggCACTGCCGGGTGTATAAAGTCCAGAGAGTTCAGTTGAGACGGCAACATGTATTGAACGCAAAACAGAACCCATCTATAAGATTCCTCTGAACTCCTATCCCGTGCTCTGCTTCCCCTTCCCAAAGTCTGTCCTCTAATTCCTTCCCCAATTCAGTTACCCTAACAGTACATAGCGGCAACCGCTGTCGTGCCTTCCTCGTCGACCTCCACGGCGCACGTCTGCCTCACGGCCGACACGTAGATCCCCTCGCGTGGCATGTTCGACACCATCCGCGACAGGTCGGCACCGTCCGCGAACGGCGCGGACAGCCCGAGCTGCCAGAGCGCGGTCACCGCGTCGAACGTGAAGGAGAACTTGAACTTGGGGACCTTGCACGGGCAGACTGCCTGCTCGCGCCGTGGCGCGCACCGCATGACGAAATCCGGCTCAGTGACGGCCAGGCGCAGCAGGTCGCGAAGCCCGTCGTCCCTGTGCGGCAGGAATATGAGCATGCAGAAGCAGGGCGCCTTGGGGTCCAGCTTGCCGTCACGCCCCACCATCTTGTAGAAGCACTGGAGGACCTTGAACCCCAGTCCAGGGGCGTCGAAGCTCTCGGCGTAGTGCATGCCAGCGTCCGACAGGAACGGCACCCGCACGGGCTCGCCGTTGCGGCGGTAGAAGTTGTCGCGGACGGTGTTCGACGGATCGAACCTCCGTGCCCACGTCGCCTTGAAGTGCATACCGTTGGCGAGGACAACCTTGGTGTCGCCGTGGACCGCGCCATCGGACAGGAGGTTGCGTATGCGCCCCGCCGTGGCCTGCTCGACGAAAGCGTTCATCTCAGCGGTCGCTGCCGCAGGCTGATTCTTGAAATCGACAGACCTTGCGACGGCGTAGTGAGCAGAGACGGCGGAGGACACGAACTCCGGCGCGAGGAAAAGCGTGCGGTCCACGAAGATGCCGGCGGCGAAGGAGAGCTGTGGCCACGTGCTCACGTTGGTGAGGAGCCTCGCTGTGGCTGCGTCGAGGTGGTGCGTGTTTTCGGAGCCCAGGAACGTGAGCAGCTGCCGCAACGTCGGGCCCTGCGtgcccacggcgagcagcgcgagCCCAGCCCTGAGGGACATAGGCGA
Protein-coding sequences here:
- the LOC8056048 gene encoding putative non-inhibitory serpin-10; this encodes MDYCLQVAWYPGMEAITNQSNFIFSPMSLRAGLALLAVGTQGPTLRQLLTFLGSENTHHLDAATARLLTNVSTWPQLSFAAGIFVDRTLFLAPEFVSSAVSAHYAVARSVDFKNQPAAATAEMNAFVEQATAGRIRNLLSDGAVHGDTKVVLANGMHFKATWARRFDPSNTVRDNFYRRNGEPVRVPFLSDAGMHYAESFDAPGLGFKVLQCFYKMVGRDGKLDPKAPCFCMLIFLPHRDDGLRDLLRLAVTEPDFVMRCAPRREQAVCPCKVPKFKFSFTFDAVTALWQLGLSAPFADGADLSRMVSNMPREGIYVSAVRQTCAVEVDEEGTTAVAAMYC